In one Cellulomonas sp. JZ18 genomic region, the following are encoded:
- a CDS encoding ABC transporter substrate-binding protein — MLALTAACSGGAAGTADEGTVLRFTWWGDTSRAERYEQAVALFEEENPDVDVRTGYASWGDYWTSRSTEAAAGGLPDVMQMDLAYLTEYASTGRIAALDEHLGSTIDVDALPESLLPAAQVDGGTYAVPTSTNTLATQVNTALLGELGVPVPEGDLTWDEYDALLGEIAAAGASREPAVHGSVDYTQVFWLFQVWLGQQGRTLFEDDGLGFTREDLAQWWGRAPALHASGAFLPPERLAQLEGVDALGMGETASDISWDNFLVRYSEGSASPQLVLLPPPADDPDESGLFLKPSLMLSVGANSRHPQEAAALIDFLTNDPRVGEIFGMSRGVPASTTALEGFEPTGLDAQILEYERALEPRLTSSPPPPVAGFGTLEAAFTTIAQELAYGNLSVEDGVEEWFAEAETVLGG, encoded by the coding sequence GTGCTGGCACTGACGGCCGCCTGCTCGGGCGGCGCGGCGGGGACGGCCGACGAGGGCACGGTGCTCCGGTTCACGTGGTGGGGCGACACCAGCCGCGCGGAGCGCTACGAGCAGGCGGTCGCCCTGTTCGAGGAGGAGAACCCCGACGTCGACGTCCGGACCGGCTACGCCTCGTGGGGCGACTACTGGACGTCGCGGAGCACCGAGGCGGCCGCCGGCGGGCTGCCCGACGTGATGCAGATGGACCTCGCGTACCTGACGGAGTACGCGTCGACGGGCCGGATCGCGGCCCTCGACGAGCACCTCGGGTCCACGATCGACGTCGACGCGCTGCCGGAGTCGCTGCTGCCCGCCGCGCAGGTGGACGGCGGGACGTACGCGGTGCCGACCAGCACGAACACGCTGGCGACCCAGGTCAACACCGCGCTGCTCGGCGAGCTCGGCGTGCCGGTCCCGGAGGGCGATCTCACGTGGGACGAGTACGACGCGCTCCTCGGCGAGATCGCCGCGGCCGGAGCGTCGCGCGAGCCGGCCGTGCACGGGTCCGTCGACTACACGCAGGTCTTCTGGCTGTTCCAGGTGTGGCTCGGCCAGCAGGGCAGGACGCTGTTCGAGGACGACGGCCTGGGCTTCACCCGTGAGGACCTCGCGCAGTGGTGGGGGCGCGCCCCCGCGCTGCACGCATCCGGCGCGTTCCTGCCGCCCGAGCGGCTCGCACAGCTCGAAGGCGTCGACGCGCTCGGCATGGGTGAGACGGCGTCGGACATCAGCTGGGACAACTTCCTCGTGCGCTACAGCGAGGGGAGCGCGTCACCGCAGCTGGTCCTGCTGCCACCGCCCGCGGACGACCCCGACGAGTCGGGTCTGTTCCTCAAGCCGTCGCTCATGCTCTCGGTCGGGGCCAACAGCCGGCACCCGCAGGAGGCCGCCGCGCTGATCGACTTCCTCACGAACGACCCGCGGGTCGGGGAGATCTTCGGCATGTCCCGCGGCGTGCCGGCGTCCACGACCGCGCTGGAGGGCTTCGAGCCGACCGGGCTGGACGCGCAGATCCTCGAGTACGAGCGCGCGCTGGAGCCGCGCCTGACCAGCTCGCCGCCGCCTCCGGTGGCCGGCTTCGGCACCCTCGAGGCGGCCTTCACCACGATCGCCCAGGAGCTCGCCTACGGGAACCTGTCCGTCGAGGACGGCGTCGAGGAGTGGTTCGCGGAGGCGGAGACGGTGCTCGGCGGCTGA
- a CDS encoding ANTAR domain-containing response regulator, giving the protein MTTDATPEPTEAAAAGLDLPTAEPAPAAPAPATGRPPRRAVVAEDEALIRMDVVETLREAGFEVVGEAGDGEQAVALATELKPDVVVMDVKMPVLDGISAAERIAKAHLAPVVLLTAFSQTELVERARDAGAMAYVVKPFSPADLLPAVEIAISRYAQITALESEVADLAERFETRKRVDRAKGLLMTKMGLTEPESFRWIQKTSMDRRLTMREVADAVIEQVGGASS; this is encoded by the coding sequence GTGACCACGGACGCCACCCCCGAGCCCACCGAGGCGGCCGCTGCCGGCCTGGACCTGCCGACCGCCGAGCCGGCTCCCGCGGCACCCGCCCCCGCCACCGGTCGTCCCCCGCGCCGCGCCGTCGTCGCCGAGGACGAGGCGCTCATCCGCATGGACGTCGTGGAGACGCTCCGCGAGGCGGGCTTCGAGGTCGTCGGCGAGGCGGGTGACGGCGAGCAGGCGGTGGCGCTGGCCACCGAGCTGAAGCCGGACGTCGTCGTGATGGACGTGAAGATGCCGGTGCTCGACGGCATCTCCGCGGCGGAGCGGATCGCGAAGGCGCACCTCGCGCCCGTGGTGCTCCTGACCGCCTTCTCGCAGACCGAGCTCGTGGAGCGTGCGCGCGACGCCGGGGCGATGGCCTACGTCGTCAAGCCCTTCAGCCCGGCCGACCTGCTGCCCGCGGTCGAGATCGCGATCTCCCGCTACGCGCAGATCACGGCGCTGGAGTCCGAGGTCGCCGACCTCGCGGAGCGCTTCGAGACCCGCAAGCGGGTCGACCGTGCCAAGGGCCTGCTCATGACGAAGATGGGCCTGACGGAGCCCGAGTCGTTCCGGTGGATCCAGAAGACGTCGATGGACCGTCGCCTGACGATGCGCGAGGTCGCGGACGCCGTCATCGAGCAGGTCGGCGGCGCCTCCTCCTGA
- a CDS encoding ABC transporter substrate-binding protein, with translation MDLAVAEINEAGGLFGADVEVTHTDSSDAQNASVATASAQELISAGVSVIIGAASSSVTKNVVDDITGAGIVQISPANTATDLSGYHDFYFRTAPPDTVQGDVLGNLIVSDGASNVGILVFNDSYGTSLRDVVEGVVTDAGGTIVYGTQGQEFDPAEQNFSTIVADAIAASPDAIAILAFTDQTPLIVRELVAQGWDMSKTYFVDGNLQNFGTEGETGFPAGTLENAQGTLPGAFPSEEFQERMRGVDPELTEFSYGPEAYDATILAALAALKGGDSSGETIQANLAAVSGADGGEECTGWQECADLLADGEDIAYQSVSGVGPFNEANDPSSAFIGIYQFGPDNTYTFSRSEEGEVPQD, from the coding sequence GTGGACCTCGCGGTGGCCGAGATCAACGAGGCCGGGGGCCTGTTCGGCGCCGACGTCGAGGTCACGCACACCGACTCGTCCGACGCGCAGAACGCCTCGGTCGCCACGGCGTCCGCCCAGGAGCTCATCTCCGCGGGCGTGAGCGTGATCATCGGCGCCGCGTCGTCGTCCGTGACGAAGAACGTCGTCGACGACATCACGGGTGCCGGGATCGTGCAGATCTCGCCCGCCAACACGGCGACGGACCTGTCCGGCTACCACGACTTCTACTTCCGGACGGCCCCGCCGGACACGGTGCAGGGCGACGTCCTGGGCAACCTCATCGTGTCGGACGGCGCGAGCAACGTCGGCATCCTCGTCTTCAACGACTCCTACGGCACGTCGTTGCGCGACGTGGTCGAAGGCGTCGTCACGGACGCCGGAGGCACGATCGTCTACGGCACGCAGGGTCAGGAGTTCGACCCCGCCGAGCAGAACTTCTCGACGATCGTCGCCGACGCCATCGCGGCGTCGCCCGACGCCATCGCGATCCTCGCGTTCACGGACCAGACCCCGCTCATCGTGCGCGAGCTCGTGGCGCAGGGCTGGGACATGAGCAAGACGTACTTCGTGGACGGCAACCTGCAGAACTTCGGCACCGAGGGTGAGACGGGCTTCCCCGCCGGCACGCTCGAGAACGCCCAGGGCACCCTGCCCGGCGCCTTCCCGTCGGAGGAGTTCCAGGAGCGGATGCGCGGCGTCGACCCCGAGCTGACGGAGTTCTCCTACGGTCCGGAGGCGTACGACGCGACGATCCTGGCGGCGCTGGCGGCGCTCAAGGGCGGTGACTCGAGCGGCGAGACCATCCAGGCGAACCTCGCCGCGGTCTCGGGCGCCGACGGCGGCGAGGAGTGCACGGGCTGGCAGGAGTGCGCCGACCTCCTCGCGGACGGCGAGGACATCGCGTACCAGTCGGTCTCCGGCGTTGGCCCGTTCAACGAGGCCAACGACCCGTCGTCCGCGTTCATCGGGATCTACCAGTTCGGTCCCGACAACACCTACACGTTCAGCCGCTCGGAGGAGGGCGAGGTCCCGCAGGACTGA
- a CDS encoding ABC transporter ATP-binding protein produces the protein MTETTAPVVHRGAPAGEPLLHADDLVAGYLPGVNILNGCSLVLHPGELVGIIGPNGAGKSTLLKALFGLVGIRSGRLTLQGDDITNLRADALVRRGVGFVPQTNNVFPSLTIEENLQMGVFQTPAKYAERLEVVLHLFPELVKRRKQRAGALSGGERQMVAMARALMPEPSVLLLDEPSAGLSPVRQDEAFLRTRRINKAGVSVVIVEQNARRALQICDRAYVLDQGRNAYSGPGRELMHDPKVIELYLGTLAADVDAARAAEPHSGDDAAR, from the coding sequence GTGACCGAGACCACCGCACCCGTCGTCCACCGCGGCGCCCCCGCCGGCGAGCCCCTGCTGCACGCCGACGACCTCGTCGCCGGCTACCTGCCCGGCGTGAACATCCTCAACGGCTGCTCGCTCGTGCTGCACCCCGGCGAGCTGGTGGGCATCATCGGGCCGAACGGCGCCGGCAAGTCGACGCTGCTCAAGGCGCTGTTCGGGCTCGTCGGCATCCGCTCGGGCCGGCTCACGCTGCAGGGCGACGACATCACGAACCTGCGGGCGGACGCGCTCGTGCGCCGCGGGGTCGGCTTCGTCCCCCAGACGAACAACGTGTTCCCGAGCCTGACCATCGAGGAGAACCTCCAGATGGGGGTCTTCCAGACCCCGGCGAAGTACGCCGAGCGGCTCGAGGTCGTGCTGCACCTGTTTCCCGAGCTGGTGAAGCGCCGCAAGCAGCGTGCCGGCGCGCTCTCGGGCGGTGAGCGCCAGATGGTCGCGATGGCCCGCGCGCTCATGCCCGAGCCGTCGGTGCTGCTGCTGGACGAGCCCTCGGCGGGGCTGTCCCCCGTGCGACAGGACGAGGCGTTCCTGCGCACGCGGCGGATCAACAAGGCGGGCGTGTCGGTCGTCATCGTCGAGCAGAACGCGCGCCGCGCCCTGCAGATCTGCGACCGCGCGTACGTGCTGGACCAGGGGCGCAACGCCTACTCCGGCCCGGGGCGCGAGCTCATGCACGACCCCAAGGTCATCGAGCTGTACCTCGGGACGCTCGCGGCGGACGTCGACGCCGCCCGCGCCGCCGAGCCGCACTCCGGGGACGACGCCGCCCGCTGA
- a CDS encoding ABC transporter ATP-binding protein, giving the protein MPAEDAVARARRDLHQVPRTPGAPKPDALLVADGVRRSFGGVNAVDVEHLEVQRHVITALIGPNGAGKTTFFNLMTGFDKPDTGTWVFDGTALAGVPASRVAKAGMVRTFQLTKALARMTVLENMRLGARDQPGENLFTALVKPLWAAREREITDKAMALLERFKLDAKKDDFAGSLSGGQRKLLEMARALMSDPALVMLDEPMAGVNPALTQSLLGHITDLRDSGTTVLFVEHDMHMVRHISDWVVVMAQGQVVAEGPPGEVMADQAVIDAYLGAHHDTDLGDDALLAEGGTIDAEAEAESEAEETKA; this is encoded by the coding sequence ATGCCCGCTGAGGACGCCGTCGCCCGGGCGCGCCGGGACCTGCACCAGGTGCCCCGCACGCCGGGCGCCCCCAAGCCGGACGCCCTGCTCGTCGCGGACGGCGTACGACGCAGCTTCGGCGGCGTCAACGCCGTCGACGTCGAGCACCTCGAGGTGCAGCGCCACGTCATCACCGCGCTGATCGGCCCGAACGGCGCCGGCAAGACCACGTTCTTCAACCTGATGACGGGGTTCGACAAGCCCGACACGGGCACGTGGGTCTTCGACGGCACCGCGTTGGCCGGAGTGCCGGCGTCGCGGGTGGCGAAGGCGGGCATGGTCCGCACCTTCCAGCTGACGAAGGCGCTCGCACGGATGACCGTGCTCGAGAACATGCGGCTCGGCGCCCGCGACCAGCCGGGCGAGAACCTGTTCACCGCGCTGGTGAAGCCCCTGTGGGCCGCGCGCGAGCGGGAGATCACCGACAAGGCCATGGCCCTGCTCGAGCGGTTCAAGCTCGACGCGAAGAAGGACGACTTCGCCGGGTCCCTGTCGGGCGGGCAGCGCAAGCTGCTCGAGATGGCCCGGGCGCTGATGTCGGACCCCGCGCTCGTCATGCTGGACGAGCCGATGGCCGGGGTGAACCCCGCCCTGACGCAGTCGCTGCTCGGCCACATCACCGACCTGCGCGACTCGGGCACCACCGTGCTGTTCGTCGAGCACGACATGCACATGGTCCGGCACATCTCGGACTGGGTCGTGGTCATGGCGCAGGGCCAGGTCGTCGCCGAGGGACCGCCCGGCGAGGTGATGGCCGACCAGGCGGTCATCGACGCGTACCTGGGCGCCCACCACGACACCGACCTGGGCGACGACGCCCTCCTGGCCGAGGGTGGCACGATCGACGCGGAGGCCGAGGCCGAGTCCGAGGCGGAGGAGACGAAGGCGTGA
- a CDS encoding branched-chain amino acid ABC transporter permease, with protein MDLGQLFTNVLNEMTGPTAIAYALAAIGLNIHFGLTGLINMGQAGFMLLGAYGFAVSTIAGAPLWLAFVVAVAAAVLFALLLGIPTLKLRGDYLAIVTIAAAEIVRMVGRSTALTDVTGGSEGLTGNAFKSTFQDASPFPDDRWALGPITLATNTSNSWWLRLVGWAVVALACVLVWRLVRSPWGRVLKGIREDEDAVRALGKNVYSYKLQALVLGGVFGALGGVVFVLASSVQADSLGRPVTFNTWTILLLGGAATVLGPVLGSLLFWGALVFVRGFLHGAASDVLSVQQVEQIGWILVGVTLILLIVFRPQGILGDKKELAINAR; from the coding sequence ATGGACCTCGGGCAGCTGTTCACCAACGTCCTCAACGAGATGACGGGACCGACCGCGATCGCCTACGCGCTCGCCGCGATCGGGCTCAACATCCACTTCGGCCTGACCGGGCTCATCAACATGGGGCAGGCGGGCTTCATGCTGCTGGGCGCGTACGGCTTCGCCGTCTCGACGATCGCGGGAGCGCCGCTGTGGCTCGCGTTCGTCGTGGCGGTCGCCGCCGCCGTCCTGTTCGCGCTCCTGCTCGGCATCCCGACGCTGAAGCTGCGCGGCGACTACCTCGCGATCGTCACGATCGCCGCTGCGGAGATCGTCCGCATGGTCGGCCGCTCGACGGCCCTGACCGACGTCACCGGTGGTTCCGAGGGGCTGACGGGCAACGCCTTCAAGAGCACGTTCCAGGACGCCTCGCCGTTCCCGGACGACCGCTGGGCGCTGGGCCCGATCACGCTCGCGACGAACACCTCGAACAGCTGGTGGCTGCGCCTGGTCGGCTGGGCGGTCGTCGCGCTCGCCTGCGTGCTCGTGTGGCGGCTCGTGCGCAGCCCCTGGGGCCGGGTCCTCAAGGGCATCCGCGAGGACGAGGACGCCGTGCGGGCGCTCGGCAAGAACGTCTACTCCTACAAGCTCCAGGCGCTCGTGCTCGGTGGTGTCTTCGGCGCGCTCGGTGGCGTGGTGTTCGTGCTCGCCAGCTCCGTGCAGGCCGACTCCCTCGGGCGGCCCGTCACGTTCAACACCTGGACGATCCTCCTGCTCGGCGGCGCGGCGACCGTGCTGGGCCCCGTGCTCGGGTCGCTGCTGTTCTGGGGTGCGCTCGTGTTCGTCCGCGGGTTCCTGCACGGCGCCGCGAGCGACGTGCTCTCGGTCCAGCAGGTCGAGCAGATCGGCTGGATCCTGGTCGGCGTCACGCTCATCCTGCTCATCGTCTTCCGGCCCCAGGGCATCCTGGGCGACAAGAAGGAGCTGGCGATCAATGCCCGCTGA
- a CDS encoding branched-chain amino acid ABC transporter permease, translating to MAGARVTVEGPGGEVEATTDASGRASVPLTAAGDHTVTVDESTLPDGLVLRDPAVNGATVTVALGRAAGRIFPVVPPGAEGGDSGPAPSPSESGSSGPSGEDGGSTAPADETGEGTETSAGPGTNRYAQLVLAGLVFGVLLALASLGANLIYGTTGLSNFAHGELVTLGGMTAFMAVQWWDLPLWLAIVVATVAGGVVGWLLNRLVFAPLRRRGVGITQQMIVTIGLALAGLSLFLFVYGAQPAPVVSGISQRLQLGPVQISGQSLLSVAIALVVLAAVAVTLSRTRLGRATRAVSDNPALAAATGIKVESIIGGVWVVSAALASLGGVLLALYLNSTRFNFGSTLLLLMFAAITLGGLGSPLGAVVGAVVIGLVVELSTLVLPSDMRYASALVILILVLLIRPQGILGRAERIG from the coding sequence GTGGCGGGGGCCCGGGTCACCGTCGAGGGGCCGGGGGGTGAGGTCGAGGCCACGACGGACGCCTCCGGGCGGGCGTCCGTACCGCTGACGGCGGCGGGCGACCACACCGTCACGGTCGACGAGTCGACGCTCCCCGACGGGCTGGTGCTGCGCGACCCCGCCGTGAACGGGGCGACGGTGACCGTCGCGCTCGGTCGCGCCGCCGGCCGGATCTTCCCGGTCGTGCCGCCCGGCGCCGAGGGCGGCGACAGCGGTCCCGCCCCCTCCCCGTCCGAGAGCGGCTCGAGCGGCCCCTCCGGCGAGGACGGTGGCAGCACGGCCCCCGCGGACGAGACCGGCGAGGGGACCGAGACGTCGGCCGGACCGGGCACCAACCGCTACGCGCAGCTCGTGCTCGCCGGCCTCGTGTTCGGCGTCCTGCTCGCGCTCGCCTCGCTGGGCGCCAACCTCATCTACGGCACGACCGGCCTGTCGAACTTCGCGCACGGCGAGCTGGTGACCCTCGGCGGCATGACGGCGTTCATGGCGGTGCAGTGGTGGGACCTGCCGCTGTGGCTGGCGATCGTGGTCGCCACGGTGGCCGGTGGGGTCGTCGGCTGGCTGCTCAACCGGCTCGTCTTCGCCCCGCTGCGGCGCCGCGGCGTCGGCATCACGCAGCAGATGATCGTCACGATCGGTCTCGCCCTGGCCGGTCTCTCGCTCTTCCTGTTCGTGTACGGCGCCCAGCCGGCACCCGTGGTCTCGGGCATCTCGCAGCGGCTCCAGCTGGGACCGGTGCAGATCTCCGGCCAGTCCCTGCTGTCGGTCGCGATCGCGCTCGTCGTCCTCGCCGCCGTCGCCGTCACGCTGTCCCGGACCCGGCTCGGGCGGGCCACGCGCGCCGTCTCCGACAACCCCGCGCTGGCCGCCGCCACCGGGATCAAGGTCGAGTCGATCATCGGCGGGGTGTGGGTGGTGTCCGCGGCGCTCGCGTCGCTCGGCGGCGTGCTGCTCGCGCTGTACCTCAACTCCACCCGGTTCAACTTCGGGTCGACGCTCCTGCTCCTCATGTTCGCCGCGATCACGCTCGGCGGGCTCGGGTCGCCGCTCGGTGCGGTCGTCGGCGCCGTCGTCATCGGCCTCGTCGTCGAGCTCTCGACGCTCGTCCTGCCGAGCGACATGCGCTATGCGAGCGCGCTCGTGATCCTCATCCTCGTCCTGCTCATCCGGCCGCAGGGCATCCTCGGCCGCGCCGAGCGCATCGGTTAA
- a CDS encoding GNAT family N-acetyltransferase produces MRPGITVRPAQPSDLDALVDLCLEARAEAGVGAQLCTDDPGRLRTQLSVLGGVEGGRVLVAVCDGAPAGLLLCRLVGPGPFTDAVVLGLEAVFVRRGLRRRGIGHALLQAAATWAEESGASDVYAAPLPGARGVQRFLARLGFAPAAAHRHVTTAALRRRLTQDAGGPAVGRTGQRGLGT; encoded by the coding sequence GTGCGGCCAGGCATCACCGTCCGACCCGCGCAGCCGTCCGACCTCGACGCCCTCGTCGACCTCTGCCTCGAGGCCCGCGCGGAGGCGGGCGTCGGCGCGCAGCTGTGCACCGACGACCCCGGCCGGCTGCGCACGCAGCTCTCCGTGCTCGGCGGCGTCGAGGGCGGGCGCGTCCTCGTCGCGGTGTGCGACGGCGCCCCGGCCGGCCTGCTGCTGTGCCGCCTCGTCGGTCCCGGCCCGTTCACGGACGCCGTCGTGCTCGGCCTCGAGGCCGTCTTCGTGCGGCGCGGGCTGCGTCGGCGCGGGATCGGCCACGCGCTGCTGCAGGCCGCGGCGACGTGGGCGGAGGAGTCCGGGGCGAGCGACGTCTACGCCGCGCCGTTGCCCGGCGCGCGCGGCGTGCAGCGCTTCCTCGCCCGGCTCGGGTTCGCGCCCGCGGCCGCGCACCGGCACGTCACGACCGCCGCCCTGCGGCGGCGCCTCACGCAGGACGCCGGTGGTCCGGCGGTGGGGCGGACCGGGCAGCGGGGGCTCGGGACCTGA
- a CDS encoding hotdog fold thioesterase has product MSDTAAPAFALPSVDGTLLARMGIEVTHVDADGAHGTMPVAGNTQPYGLLHGGASAALAETLGSLAAQAHAGPGRAAVGVELNATHHRAVRAGTVTARATALHRGRSLATYEVVVEDEEGRRVCTARLTCMLIDRA; this is encoded by the coding sequence ATGTCCGACACCGCCGCCCCCGCCTTCGCCCTGCCGTCCGTGGACGGCACCCTCCTCGCCCGCATGGGCATCGAGGTGACGCACGTCGACGCGGACGGTGCGCACGGCACCATGCCCGTGGCGGGCAACACGCAGCCGTACGGCCTGCTGCACGGAGGCGCGTCCGCGGCCCTCGCCGAGACGCTCGGGTCGCTGGCCGCGCAGGCCCACGCGGGACCGGGCCGCGCGGCGGTGGGCGTCGAGCTCAACGCCACGCACCACCGGGCGGTGCGGGCAGGGACCGTCACCGCGCGGGCGACCGCCCTGCACCGCGGGCGCTCGCTGGCGACCTACGAGGTCGTCGTCGAGGACGAGGAGGGCCGCCGGGTCTGCACCGCGCGGCTCACGTGCATGCTCATCGACCGCGCCTGA
- the polA gene encoding DNA polymerase I, producing MGWHRDRRTASDRPRLLLIDGHSMAYRAFFALPVDKFATSTGQPTNAVFGFTSMLANLLRDEEPTHVAVAFDAGRTTFRTERYEAYKGNRDATPEPFRGQVDIIRRLLATMHVQVLDKPGFEADDILATLAAQATAAGMHVAICTGDRDAFQLVRPEVTVLYPVKGVSELARMTPEAVEAKYGVPPHRYPDIAALVGESSDNLPGVPGVGPKTAAKWVTQYDGLEGVVAHAGAIGGKAGDSLREHLAQVQLNRELNRLLDDLELPVGPEDLAVRPWDRQDLHTILDELEFRTLRDRLFAMLPDEGREERVATAAALDLVEVGVGGLAAWLEERGDALLGLDVRGTGSPARGDAWGVAVADAQGQGVAYDLAEIDPADEQALAAWLADPARPKAVHAAKEAWHALEGRGLPLAGVAFDTELAAYLCQPDRRAYDLPDLAIGYLHRELTADDAASAGQGALDLEVDGAGEGRRAAVRAAAVRDLVDVLSAEVADRGASGLLADLELPLQDVLARLERTGIAVDREYLTSLEREFDSHVQSAASEAYDVIGREVNLGSPKQLQEVLFDQLGMPKTKKIKTGYTTDAAALTDLFARTQHPFLEHLLAHRDAIRLRQTVEGLLRSVLPDDRIHTTFQQTIAATGRLSSADPNLQNIPIRTEAGRQIRRAFVVGPGYETLLTADYSQIEMRIMAHLSGDEGLIEAFRSGEDLHSYVGSRVFDVPTDEVTPAMRSKIKAMSYGLAYGLSSYGLSQQLSIEVSEASALMADYFSRFGGVRDYLSGVVDQARATGYTATILGRRRYLPDLTSDNRQRREMAERMALNAPIQGSAADLIKVAMLGVDGELRRRGLASRMLLQVHDELVLEVAAGEREEVEALVREQMARAGDAAPDGPLDVPLDVSVGVGASWHEAGH from the coding sequence ATAGGTTGGCACCGTGACCGCCGCACAGCCAGCGACCGCCCCCGCCTCCTCCTCATCGACGGCCACTCGATGGCGTACCGGGCGTTCTTCGCGCTCCCCGTCGACAAGTTCGCGACGTCGACCGGGCAGCCCACGAACGCCGTCTTCGGGTTCACCTCGATGCTCGCGAACCTGCTCCGGGACGAGGAGCCGACCCACGTCGCCGTGGCGTTCGACGCCGGGCGCACGACGTTCCGCACCGAGCGGTACGAGGCGTACAAGGGCAACCGCGACGCGACCCCCGAGCCGTTCCGCGGCCAGGTCGACATCATCAGGCGCCTGCTGGCGACGATGCACGTGCAGGTGCTGGACAAGCCGGGCTTCGAGGCGGACGACATCCTCGCGACGCTCGCGGCGCAGGCGACCGCGGCCGGCATGCACGTCGCCATCTGCACCGGCGACCGGGACGCCTTCCAGCTCGTCCGGCCCGAGGTGACCGTGCTCTACCCGGTCAAGGGCGTGTCCGAGCTGGCGCGCATGACGCCCGAGGCGGTCGAGGCGAAGTACGGCGTCCCGCCGCACCGGTACCCGGACATCGCGGCGCTCGTCGGGGAGTCGAGCGACAACCTGCCCGGCGTGCCGGGCGTGGGGCCGAAGACCGCGGCGAAGTGGGTGACGCAGTACGACGGCCTGGAGGGGGTCGTCGCGCACGCGGGCGCGATCGGCGGCAAGGCCGGGGACTCGCTGCGCGAGCACCTGGCGCAGGTGCAGCTCAACCGTGAGCTGAACCGGCTGCTCGACGACCTCGAGCTGCCGGTGGGGCCCGAGGACCTCGCGGTGCGGCCGTGGGACCGGCAGGACCTGCACACGATCCTCGACGAGCTGGAGTTCCGCACGCTGCGCGACCGCCTGTTCGCGATGCTCCCGGACGAGGGGCGCGAGGAGCGGGTCGCGACGGCGGCGGCTCTCGACCTGGTCGAGGTCGGCGTCGGCGGTCTCGCGGCCTGGCTCGAGGAGCGCGGCGACGCGCTGCTGGGACTCGACGTGCGCGGCACCGGCAGCCCGGCCCGCGGCGACGCCTGGGGCGTGGCCGTCGCGGACGCGCAGGGCCAGGGCGTCGCCTACGACCTCGCCGAGATCGACCCGGCCGACGAGCAGGCCCTCGCCGCGTGGCTGGCCGACCCGGCTCGGCCGAAGGCGGTGCACGCCGCGAAGGAGGCGTGGCACGCGCTGGAGGGCCGCGGCCTGCCCCTGGCAGGCGTCGCGTTCGACACCGAGCTCGCGGCGTACCTGTGCCAGCCCGACCGTCGCGCGTACGACCTGCCCGACCTGGCCATCGGCTACCTGCACCGTGAGCTCACCGCGGACGACGCCGCCTCGGCCGGCCAGGGTGCGCTCGACCTCGAGGTCGACGGGGCCGGGGAGGGCCGCCGGGCCGCCGTGCGCGCGGCCGCCGTGCGCGACCTCGTCGACGTGCTGTCGGCCGAGGTGGCCGACCGCGGTGCGAGCGGCCTGCTCGCGGACCTCGAGCTGCCGCTGCAGGACGTGCTGGCCCGCCTCGAGCGCACGGGCATCGCGGTGGACCGGGAGTACCTGACGTCGCTCGAGCGCGAGTTCGACTCCCACGTGCAGTCGGCGGCCTCGGAGGCCTACGACGTCATCGGCCGCGAGGTGAACCTGGGGTCGCCGAAGCAGCTGCAGGAGGTCCTCTTCGACCAGCTCGGCATGCCGAAGACGAAGAAGATCAAGACGGGCTACACGACGGACGCCGCCGCGCTCACGGACCTCTTCGCACGCACGCAGCACCCGTTCCTCGAGCACCTGCTCGCGCACCGCGACGCGATCCGGCTGCGTCAGACCGTCGAGGGGCTGCTCCGGTCCGTCCTGCCCGACGACCGCATCCACACGACGTTCCAGCAGACGATCGCGGCGACGGGCCGGCTGTCGTCCGCGGACCCGAACCTGCAGAACATCCCGATCCGCACCGAGGCCGGACGGCAGATCCGCCGCGCGTTCGTCGTGGGCCCGGGCTACGAGACCCTCCTGACCGCGGACTACTCGCAGATCGAGATGCGGATCATGGCCCACCTGTCGGGCGACGAGGGGCTCATCGAGGCGTTCCGCTCGGGGGAGGACCTGCACAGCTACGTCGGCTCGCGCGTGTTCGACGTCCCGACGGACGAGGTCACGCCGGCGATGCGCTCGAAGATCAAGGCGATGAGCTACGGCCTGGCGTACGGGCTGTCGTCCTACGGGCTGTCGCAGCAGCTGTCGATCGAGGTGTCGGAGGCGTCGGCGCTCATGGCCGACTACTTCTCGCGCTTCGGCGGGGTGCGCGACTACCTGTCGGGCGTGGTGGACCAGGCGCGCGCGACCGGCTACACGGCGACCATCCTGGGTCGGCGCCGGTACCTGCCCGACCTGACGAGCGACAACCGGCAGCGCCGCGAGATGGCCGAGCGCATGGCGCTCAACGCGCCGATCCAGGGCAGCGCCGCCGACCTCATCAAGGTCGCCATGCTCGGCGTCGACGGCGAGCTGCGCCGTCGGGGGCTCGCGTCCCGGATGCTCCTGCAGGTGCACGACGAGCTCGTGCTCGAGGTCGCGGCGGGGGAGCGCGAGGAGGTGGAGGCGCTCGTGCGCGAGCAGATGGCCCGCGCCGGCGACGCCGCGCCGGACGGGCCGCTGGACGTGCCCCTCGACGTCTCGGTCGGCGTCGGCGCCAGCTGGCACGAGGCAGGCCACTGA